One part of the Drosophila teissieri strain GT53w chromosome 3R, Prin_Dtei_1.1, whole genome shotgun sequence genome encodes these proteins:
- the LOC122620552 gene encoding uncharacterized protein LOC122620552, with translation MFRTSIPIAVLHLVLLVSFGRAHTLPPVVQMGGAIVAAVEQDAEQEDAAEERQRVERQWLSMAETQLHSLIRDDLSPEAVNKMLETWSTEGRGKQKKQKKLKKMVYPLLAAVAVAKMVLLPLVLKWLTALSTSSFVMGKIALITSGILALKWILSGGHAHDRLEIVHSHAPLVKGLHGSDLSTSGSSWIPIRQPFIPLVSKDHNLDNLYKPFL, from the exons ATGTTCAGAACTTCGATCCCAATCGCCGTTCTTCACCTGGTCCTGCTGGTGTCCTTCGGAAGAGCGCACACCCTTCCGCCGGTGGTGCAGATGGGTGGTGCAATCGTGGCCGCCGTCGAGCAGGATGCCGAGCAGGAAGATGCCGCTGAGGAGCGGCAGCGGGTCGAGCGACAGTGGCTATCGATGGCCGAAACACAATTGCACAGCCTGATCAGAGACGATCTGAGCCCAGAAGCGGTAAACAAGATGCTGGAGACGTGGTCTACCGAAG GTCGCGGTAAGCAGAAGAAGCAAAAAAAGCTCAAGAAAATGGTATACCCGCTTCTAGCAGCTGTAGCCGTTGCCAAAATGGTTTTGTTACCCTTGGTCCTGAAATGGCTGACGGCGCTTTCGACCTCATCGTTTGTCATGGGCAAAATCGCATTGATCACATCCGGTATTTTGGCTCTGAAATGGATTTTGTCTGGAGGACATGCACACGATCGTCTGGAGATAGTTCACTCTCATGCACCACTAGTTAAAGGATTACACGGCAGTGATTTGTCTACAAGTGGAAGCAGTTGGATACCCATTCGACAGCCCTTTATACCTTTGGTATCCAAAGACCATAACCTCGACAACCTTTATAAGCCATTTTTATAG